The following proteins are encoded in a genomic region of Neospora caninum Liverpool complete genome, chromosome XI:
- a CDS encoding Serine/threonine protein phosphatase 5, related, giving the protein MRREEEETGPKKAWKSGTTDGAGNAQAMAESEAAPGKARVAAPVCGSDAASCRDTGAAEEPQATEDGSSPSGVPKRDAQSAALEEARRAENANSEEEAAMEECFADMVAEAEKLKAEGNEFFKTRLFHQAVEKYTAAIDLICDNTMTAQTKQILQVLLCNRAFCQINLENYGSAVVDAERVIQLNPLFAKAYYRRGCAYCCLSRYKKAQKDFERVIALSTTPDPSVVSRLQECKKQIRLEAFAAAIETEKTMRASEAVRKEGVETLWPVEKSYDGPVYAPEGGNYCSADFVGSLKEYLKDTSKRLHKQFAYRMVLDMISLLGKLQTLERIRIGDEEEITVCGDVHGQYYDLCNIFEINGMPSKQNPYLFNGDFVDRGSFSVECILLLYAAKLAFPDAFHLTRGNHETFEMNRLYGFRGEVIHKYDERLYNLFCESFRLLPLAFVLNDAVFVVHGGLLSRDDVTLDEISKIDRDREPPDGGLMTDLLWSDPSPLPGRSPSKRGVACQFGPDVTAAFLKLNNLKMVIRSHEMKDEGYELCHNGQLVTVFSAPNYCDQMKNKGAFVRLDGKTLTPKYTQFEAVPHPATRPMQYANPMLSFM; this is encoded by the exons atgcggcgagaagaggaagagactgGCCCTAAGAAGGCGTGGAAGAGCGGGACAACAGACGGCGCAGGCAACGCACAAGCCAtggcagagagcgaggcagctcCGGGAAAGGCGCGTGTCGCCGCGCCTGTCTGTGGGTCCGATGCTGCGAGCTGCCGAGACACCGGAGCCGCCGAAGAGCCTCAGGCGACAGAAGATGGGTCCTCACCCAGCGGCGTGCCGAAGAGAGATGCGCAGTCGGCGGCTCTGGAAGAAGCAAGGCGGGCCGAGAACGCcaacagcgaagaagaagcagcgatGGAAGAATGCTTTGCGGATATGGTggcagaggcagaaaagctGAAAGCTGAGGGAAATGAGTTCTTCAAAACCCGACTTTTCCATCAAGCTGTCGAGAAATACACCGCCGCAATTGACCTGATATGCGACAATACAATGACTGCGCAAACCAAACAGATTCTTCAAGTTCTCCTCTGCAACAGGGCATTCTGCCAGATCAACCTCGAAAACTATG GGTCTGCGGTGGTTGATGCGGAGCGCGTGATTCAATTGAATCCGCTGTTTGCAAAGGCCTACTATCGCCGCGGTTGCGCGTACTGCTGTCTGTCTCGCTACAAGAAGGCTCAGAAAG ACTTTGAGCGGGTAATTGCTCTGTCCACCACCCCGGACCCGAGTGTGGTCTCGCGGCTGCAAGAGTGCAAGAAGCAGATTCGGTTGGAGGCGTTTGCGGCGGCGAtcgagacggaaaagacTATGCGGGCGTCTGAGGCAGTGCGGAAAGAAGGTGTGGAGACACTCTGGCCCGTGGAGAAGAGCTACGACGGCCCGGTTTACGCGCCTGAGGGTGGCAACTACTGTTCTGCCGACTTCGTTGGCAGTCTCAAGGAATACTTGAAAGACACTTCGAAGCGGCTGCACAAGCAATTCGCCTACCGTATGGTCTTGGACATGATCTCTCTCCTGGGAAAGCTACAGACACTGGAGAGAATCCGCAttggcgacgaggaagaaatcACTGTATGCGGAGATGTTCATGGACAGTACTACGACCTGTGCAACATCTTCGAAATCAACGGAATGCCTTCCAAACAAAATCCTTACCTCTTCAACGGCGATTTCGTCGACAGAGGGTCCTTTTCCGTAGAG TGCATTCTTCTGCTGTATGCGGCGAAGCTGGCCTTCCCCGACGCGTTTCACCTGACTCGCGGAAACCACGAAACCTTCGAGATGAATCGTCTCTACGGTTTCCGAGGAGAAGTCATCCACAAATACGACGAGCGTCTCTACAACCTGTTCTGCGAG TCTTTCCGTCTGTTGCCACTGGCGTTCGTCCTCAACGACGCGGTCTTTGTCGTCCACGGCGGGCTCCTCAGTCGCGACGACGTCACTCTCGACGAAATCAGCAAGatcgacagagacagagaacctCCCGATGGAG GTTTGATGACGGATCTCCTCTGGTCCGacccgtcgccgctgccggGGCGTTCACCTTCGAAAcgcggcgtcgcctgtcAGTTCGGCCCGGACGTGACTGCTGCGTTCTTGAAATTGAACAACTTGAAGATGGTCATTCGGTCGCACGAAATGAAGGACGAAGGCTACGAATTGTGTCACAACGGCCAGTTG GTCACCGTCTTCAGCGCACCGAACTACTGCGACCAAATGAAAAACAAGGGTGCCTTCGTCAG GCTCGATGGAAAGACACTGACGCCGAAATACACGCAGTTCGAAGCCGTGCCGCATCCCGCGACGCGCCCCATGCAATACGCGAATCCGATGCTAAGCTTCATGTAg